In the genome of Megalops cyprinoides isolate fMegCyp1 chromosome 7, fMegCyp1.pri, whole genome shotgun sequence, one region contains:
- the LOC118780329 gene encoding uncharacterized protein DDB_G0290685-like → MSTKPNMPSEGTQHMDSPQTCMDTFEIYVPKDAGVTSVPAQTLPPTIVKKMGPFSTPTSPDGSSMMVTCISPVVVREKGSHARVPVGSSDGARDRLTTAAASCTSPSVGQKGQCWLPVACSNWKAFRVLQEFMSQDSCCPQEGEGAVTVCSPAPLLHGHPLCFSQDSIIIHRGRIFLSIMKAAPGQKSAEQGPTPDALPQQPTPCALEGRETVSDSSKPPPPPDKLQPTHSSPQAERAPGLRALEQRFGITRKVQVTLPKLPDPTLKRLRSAGQVRSGNQKLIGQLCNVAEQQKSSLKSRRSAGLSRESPCSRGSKGQRAPAHDRDKEVQGAELEEPITKKARLAPPSQVYPDKAAEERDEGKRENEKSEGGDSVEGVAEGGDSVEGVAEGGDSGECVAEGGESGECVAEGGDSGECLAEGGESGECVAEGGDSGECVAEGGDSGECVAEGRDSGECVPEGGDSGECVAEGGDSGWCVAEGGDSGECVAEGGDSGECVAEGGDSGECVAEGGDSGECVVEGGDSGECVVEGGDSGECVVEGRDSGECVVEGGDCEELGTEDGDLSEVDAEGRDLSEAEVKGGDLSEIEVQGGDVSRNEGADGGSRGRSQEVSMPSYLAAPSLRYATEFDFEQSAREEKISRIRARLREKEAALRNLRPPD, encoded by the exons atgagcacaaaacctAACATGCCCAGTGAGGGCACACAGCACATGGATAGCCCGCAGACATGCATGGACACCTTCGAGATCTATGTCCCCAAGGATGCCGGCGTGACGTCAGTCCCCGCACAgaccctcccccccaccatcGTGAAGAAGATGGGTCCGTTCTCCACACCCACGTCCCCAGACGGCAGCTCCATGATGGTCACGTGCATATCGCCCGTTGTCGTCCGCGAGAAGGGCTCCCACGCCCGTGTGCCTGTCGGCTCCAGTGATGGTGCCCGGGACCGGCTGACCACGGCTGCCGCCTCTTGCACGTCTCCCTCCGTGGGGCAGAAGGGCCAGTGCTGGCTTCCTGTGGCCTGCTCCAACTGGAAGGCCTTCAGGGTTCTTCAAGAGTTCATGTCACAGGACAGCTGCTGCCCCCAGGAAGGGGAAGGGGCAGTCACAGtctgcagccccgcccccctcctgcATGGCCACCCCCTGTGCTTCAGCCAGGACTCCATCATCATCCACAGAGGCCGGATCTTCCTCTCCATCATGAAGGCGGCGCCGGGCCAGAAGAGTGCGGAGCAGGGTCCTACTCCTGATGCCCTCCCCCAACAGCCTACCCCCTGCGCGCTAGAGGGGCGCGAGACAGTCTCAGACAGCAGCAAGCCTCCCCCACCTCCTGACAAG CTCCAACCCACACACTCCAGcccacaggcagagagagcaccCGGCCTGAGGGCACTGGAGCAGAGATTTGGGATCACGCGGAAGGTGCAAGTAACTCTGCCAAAACTCCCAGACCCAACTCTAAAGAGGCTGAGGTCAGCTGGGCAGGTCAGGTCAGGAAACCAAAAACTGATTGGCCAGCTTTGCAATGTGGCG GAGCAGCAGAAGTCTTCATTGAAAAGCAGGAGGTCAGCAGGATTGTCACGAGAGTCTCCTTGTAGCAGAGGTTCCAAAGGGCAGCGTGCTCCTGCTCATGACAGGGACAAAGAAGTACAAGGGGCAGAGCTTGAAGAACCAATAACGAAGAAGGCCAGACTGGCTCCACCCTCTCAAGTCTACCCTGATAAAGCAGCAGAAGAAAGGGATGAGggcaagagagaaaatgaaaagagcgAGGGTGGAGACTCTGTTGAGGGTGTGGCTGAGGGTGGAGACTCTGTTGAGGGTGTGGCTGAAGGTGGAGACTctggtgagtgtgtggctgAGGGCGGAGAATctggtgagtgtgtggctgAAGGTGGAGACTCTGGTGAGTGTTTGGCTGAGGGCGGAGAATctggtgagtgtgtggctgAAGGTGGAGACTctggtgagtgtgtggctgAGGGCGGAGACTctggtgagtgtgtggctgAGGGCAGAGACTctggtgagtgtgtgcctgAGGGCGGAGACTctggtgagtgtgtggctgAGGGCGGAGACTCTGGTTGGTGTGTGGCTGAGGGCGGAGACTctggtgagtgtgtggctgAGGGCGGAGACTctggtgagtgtgtggctgAGGGCGGAGACTctggtgagtgtgtggctgAGGGCGGAGACTCTGGTGAGTGTGTTGTTGAGGGCGGAGACTCTGGTGAGTGTGTTGTTGAGGGCGGAGACTCTGGTGAGTGTGTTGTTGAGGGCAGAGACTCTGGTGAGTGTGTTGTTGAGGGCGGAGACTGTGAAGAACTTGGGACTGAGGATGGAGACTTAAGTGAGGTTGATGCTGAGGGCAGAGACCTTAGTGAGGCTGAGGTTAAAGGCGGAGACTTAAGCGAGATTGAGGTTCAGGGCGGAGACGTTAGCAGAAATGAGGGTGCGGATGGAGGCAGCAGAGGGAGGTCCCAGGAGGTCAGCATGCCATCTTATCTCGCTGCGCCCAGCCTGCGGTATGCCACTGAGTTTGACTTCGAGCAGTCAGCGCGAGAGGAGAAGATCAGCCGCATCCGGGCACgactgagagagaaggaggccGCCCTGAGGAACCTGCGGCCCCCTGACTGA